One genomic segment of Catalinimonas alkaloidigena includes these proteins:
- a CDS encoding Gfo/Idh/MocA family protein yields MQSDRRNFLKNSLASAAFALPAGALANTFSGGSRIVEVKAKAGKPAQPKESIRFSVIGLNHGHIYGQVEALKEGGGELVAVYAKEPDLLQNFTKRYPEAKVARSEQEILEDDSIQLVASASIPVERAPLGIRVMQHGKDFMADKPGIVTSEQFEEVKKVQKETRRIYSIMYSERLRNPASVQATELVQSGAIGKVVQTIGMGPHRMRPESRPEWFFDPAKAGGILCDIGSHQCDQFLYYTDSSEAEVTTSQIGNFGNPEYPKLADFGDMNVRSPKATGYIRIDWFTPEGLDTWGDGRLFILGTEGYIECRKYIDIAGREGGNHLFLVDQKETKYYDCTGIHMPYGEQLVSDVVNRTETAMTQHHCFLATELAIKAQDNAFRLQV; encoded by the coding sequence ATGCAATCTGATAGACGTAATTTCCTCAAGAACTCATTGGCTTCTGCTGCCTTTGCTCTCCCTGCCGGGGCTTTGGCTAATACTTTTTCCGGCGGCTCCCGTATTGTTGAAGTAAAAGCAAAAGCCGGGAAACCTGCACAACCCAAGGAATCTATTCGTTTCTCCGTCATAGGGCTCAACCACGGGCATATCTACGGGCAGGTAGAAGCACTGAAAGAAGGGGGTGGTGAGCTGGTAGCAGTATATGCCAAAGAGCCTGATTTACTTCAAAACTTTACGAAGCGTTATCCTGAAGCTAAAGTTGCCCGGTCGGAGCAGGAAATCCTGGAAGACGATTCCATACAACTGGTGGCCAGCGCCTCCATTCCGGTAGAGCGGGCTCCGCTGGGCATCAGGGTGATGCAGCATGGCAAAGATTTTATGGCAGACAAGCCGGGTATTGTCACCTCGGAGCAGTTTGAGGAAGTAAAAAAAGTGCAGAAAGAAACCCGGCGCATCTACTCCATCATGTACAGTGAGCGTTTGCGTAATCCTGCCTCGGTACAGGCGACTGAGCTGGTGCAGTCAGGTGCCATTGGCAAGGTAGTACAGACCATCGGTATGGGGCCACACCGGATGCGCCCTGAAAGCCGACCCGAATGGTTTTTTGATCCGGCCAAAGCAGGCGGCATCCTCTGTGATATCGGCTCCCACCAGTGTGATCAGTTTCTTTACTATACCGACTCCAGCGAGGCCGAAGTAACGACTTCACAGATAGGTAACTTTGGTAATCCGGAATATCCTAAGCTTGCTGATTTTGGAGATATGAATGTACGCAGCCCCAAAGCCACCGGCTATATCCGCATTGACTGGTTTACCCCCGAGGGGCTGGACACCTGGGGTGATGGCAGGTTGTTCATACTGGGTACCGAAGGTTATATTGAGTGTCGTAAATATATTGACATTGCCGGTAGAGAAGGAGGGAACCACTTATTCCTGGTAGACCAGAAAGAGACCAAGTATTACGACTGTACCGGCATCCATATGCCTTATGGGGAGCAACTGGTAAGTGATGTGGTGAATCGTACTGAAACCGCCATGACGCAGCACCACTGCTTCCTGGCTACCGAACTGGCCATCAAAGCCCAGGATAACGCTTTTCGCTTGCAGGTTTAA
- a CDS encoding winged helix-turn-helix domain-containing protein: MKSTLRFAGLFSLLTLLLSAVALYGTDEHTVFLKKRAPLVIRKIGHKLLLHAGDSSSRVLPVKQIDETTFQLEFQRTFSFVPDSLVEVVRVNLAENNLPMEYVVNVLECYAHEVVYGFAMGEEYRDIVPCEGRVQPEGCYAVQITFDDFAVSGTKNKHYFLFTLALSSLVVIGFIGKVWIKNRQQLTEREARAFIPLGSYTFDQRQGKLMNRHQSISLSDKESRLMTIFALQQNELIERDRLLKEVWEDEGVFTGRSLDVFISRLRKKLQDDPSVRLANVHGKGYRLEVDT; the protein is encoded by the coding sequence ATGAAATCCACACTTCGCTTTGCCGGTCTTTTCTCCCTGCTTACTCTCCTGCTCTCTGCCGTGGCACTGTATGGTACAGATGAGCATACTGTCTTTCTGAAGAAAAGAGCTCCGCTGGTGATCAGAAAGATAGGGCATAAGCTGCTGCTGCATGCCGGGGATTCATCTTCCAGGGTGTTACCTGTAAAGCAAATAGATGAGACCACTTTTCAGCTTGAGTTTCAGCGCACTTTCTCCTTTGTGCCGGACAGTCTGGTGGAGGTCGTCCGTGTAAACCTGGCGGAAAATAATTTGCCAATGGAATATGTGGTCAATGTGCTGGAGTGTTATGCTCATGAAGTGGTATATGGTTTTGCTATGGGAGAAGAGTACAGAGATATCGTTCCCTGCGAAGGAAGGGTACAGCCTGAGGGTTGTTATGCTGTCCAAATTACATTTGACGACTTTGCAGTATCCGGCACCAAAAATAAGCATTACTTTTTGTTCACACTCGCCCTTAGCAGTCTGGTGGTAATTGGGTTTATAGGTAAAGTATGGATAAAAAACAGACAGCAGTTAACTGAGCGGGAAGCTAGGGCTTTCATCCCCCTCGGTAGCTATACTTTTGATCAGCGACAGGGGAAGCTTATGAATAGGCACCAGAGTATTTCGCTTTCAGATAAAGAAAGCAGGCTAATGACAATTTTTGCGCTTCAGCAGAATGAGCTGATTGAGCGGGATCGTTTGCTGAAGGAGGTATGGGAAGATGAAGGAGTCTTTACGGGGCGCAGCCTGGATGTATTTATCTCCAGGCTAAGAAAAAAACTTCAGGATGACCCTTCAGTTCGCCTGGCTAATGTACACGGCAAAGGCTATAGGCTGGAGGTAGATACCTGA
- a CDS encoding type II toxin-antitoxin system HicB family antitoxin, whose product MKDYHINIFYSEEDEGYIADIPDLKHCSAFGETAEQALLEVIQAKASWLEAAKAQGKPVPEPKYKPMIYQIAT is encoded by the coding sequence ATGAAAGACTATCATATCAATATTTTCTATAGTGAAGAAGATGAAGGGTACATCGCAGATATACCGGATTTGAAACATTGCTCAGCTTTTGGGGAAACAGCAGAACAAGCGCTCCTTGAAGTAATACAAGCCAAAGCCAGCTGGCTGGAAGCTGCTAAGGCACAGGGCAAGCCTGTACCTGAACCTAAATATAAACCCATGATCTACCAGATAGCTACATAG
- a CDS encoding 6-bladed beta-propeller: MSQSSNRRNFLKGSVALAGGAFLSPELNFYIQKSKPKLSNEVLGHNGFRFRVHQEWGNLNPSQTPVKNCHEMVMDSKGRLIMVTDETKNNIIIYDKSGKLLETWGSDYPGGHGLSIFDEGGEDMLLICDPNIGKVVKTNVQGKVLMTLQTPHELGIYEEDMSFKPTETTVGPNGDIYVADGYGSQYVIQYDAEGKYIRHFGGAGDGEGQFQTVHGVGIDQRNGAEPRLICTSRAHNAFKYYSLDGEYQSTLFLPGAYVCRPVIDEDNLYAGVCWSRLKYLNQTPNSGFVTILDKDNNVVSNPGGTEPEYRDGELQLMVQENPVFKHCHDVCIDEDKNIYVCQWNANQTYPIKLERV, translated from the coding sequence ATGTCACAATCGAGTAACAGAAGGAACTTCCTAAAAGGTAGCGTAGCTTTGGCAGGCGGCGCTTTTCTCAGCCCTGAGCTGAATTTTTATATCCAGAAAAGTAAACCTAAACTCAGCAATGAAGTGCTGGGGCATAATGGTTTCCGCTTCCGTGTACATCAGGAATGGGGTAACCTAAACCCTTCACAAACGCCGGTCAAAAATTGCCATGAGATGGTGATGGACTCTAAAGGTCGCCTGATCATGGTGACTGACGAAACCAAGAATAACATTATTATTTACGATAAATCCGGTAAGCTGCTGGAGACCTGGGGCTCTGATTATCCCGGGGGGCATGGCTTGTCCATCTTTGACGAAGGAGGAGAAGATATGCTGCTGATCTGTGATCCTAATATTGGTAAGGTAGTCAAAACCAATGTGCAGGGTAAGGTATTGATGACATTGCAAACCCCACACGAACTAGGTATTTACGAAGAAGATATGAGCTTTAAGCCTACCGAAACCACAGTAGGCCCCAACGGAGACATTTATGTAGCCGATGGATATGGCTCACAGTATGTGATACAGTATGATGCTGAAGGCAAGTACATCCGCCACTTCGGAGGTGCCGGTGATGGAGAAGGACAATTTCAGACCGTACATGGTGTAGGCATAGATCAGCGTAATGGCGCGGAGCCCAGACTGATATGCACCTCGCGCGCGCACAATGCTTTTAAATATTATTCATTGGATGGTGAATACCAGTCTACCCTCTTCCTGCCCGGAGCCTATGTATGCCGCCCGGTCATTGATGAAGATAATCTGTATGCCGGAGTCTGCTGGTCACGTTTGAAGTACCTGAACCAGACGCCCAATTCCGGTTTTGTAACCATTCTGGACAAAGACAATAACGTGGTTTCCAACCCCGGAGGCACTGAGCCGGAATATCGCGATGGTGAACTGCAACTGATGGTACAGGAAAACCCGGTCTTTAAACACTGCCACGATGTATGCATAGACGAAGACAAGAACATCTACGTCTGCCAGTGGAATGCCAACCAGACGTATCCCATTAAGCTGGAGAGGGTGTAA
- a CDS encoding DUF1501 domain-containing protein, protein MSDCKQYTPHYSRRDFLTKTTMGMGAAALGSLLQPTSLFGRSADPSEGIGGPHFAPKARRVIYLFQSGGPSQMELFDYKPMLEKMNGEELPESIRKGQRLTGMTAGQKSFPLAGSQFKFAQYGKSGAWVSELMPHTARITDELCFIKSMYTEAINHDPAITFFQTGSQQPGRPCIGSWISYGLGSDNDNLPTFCVLLSEGKSGGQPLYSRLWGNGFLPSVHQGVQFRSGKDPVLYLNNPPSIDNDDRERQLSFLKRMHEMQYARLEDPEISTKIAQYEMAFRMQTSVPETMNIDDEPDYIYDMYGPEARIPGTYAANCLLARRLVERDVKFIQLYHQGWDHHGSLPSQIQKLAKSVDQPSAGLIMDLKQRGLLEDTLVVWGGEFGRTNYSQGRLTKTNYGRDHHPRCFTIWMAGAGIKKGMVYGATDDFSYNIIEKPVHVHDFQATMLHLLGVDHEKLTYKHQGRRYRLTDVHGKVVRDIIA, encoded by the coding sequence ATGAGCGATTGTAAGCAATATACGCCACATTACAGCCGAAGGGATTTTCTGACCAAAACCACAATGGGCATGGGTGCTGCTGCCCTGGGTTCGCTCTTACAACCCACATCGCTTTTTGGCCGGTCTGCTGATCCTTCTGAGGGCATTGGTGGACCACACTTCGCTCCCAAAGCCAGGAGAGTAATTTATCTGTTCCAGAGCGGAGGGCCATCGCAGATGGAACTGTTTGACTACAAGCCCATGCTGGAAAAGATGAACGGTGAAGAACTTCCTGAGTCAATCCGCAAGGGGCAGCGCCTTACGGGGATGACCGCCGGTCAGAAGTCTTTTCCGCTGGCAGGCTCGCAGTTTAAGTTCGCACAATACGGTAAGAGTGGTGCCTGGGTGAGTGAACTGATGCCCCATACCGCCAGGATCACTGACGAACTTTGTTTTATCAAATCTATGTATACCGAGGCGATCAACCACGATCCGGCCATCACCTTCTTCCAGACCGGCTCACAGCAGCCCGGCCGCCCCTGCATAGGCTCCTGGATCAGCTACGGCCTCGGCAGTGACAATGATAACCTGCCTACCTTTTGTGTCTTGCTCTCTGAAGGGAAATCGGGAGGACAGCCCCTGTATTCCCGCCTGTGGGGTAATGGCTTTCTCCCTTCTGTCCATCAGGGGGTACAGTTCCGCTCCGGCAAAGACCCGGTACTTTATCTGAACAACCCCCCCAGCATAGATAATGATGATCGCGAGCGGCAATTGTCATTTCTGAAACGTATGCATGAGATGCAGTATGCCCGCCTGGAAGACCCGGAGATCAGCACCAAAATTGCACAGTACGAGATGGCTTTCCGCATGCAGACCTCTGTACCGGAAACCATGAACATCGATGACGAGCCCGACTACATCTATGATATGTATGGGCCTGAAGCACGCATTCCCGGCACCTATGCTGCCAATTGTCTGCTGGCCAGGAGGCTGGTAGAGCGGGACGTGAAGTTTATACAGCTATACCACCAGGGCTGGGATCATCATGGTAGCCTGCCTTCACAGATTCAAAAACTTGCGAAGAGTGTAGACCAGCCTTCAGCGGGCCTGATCATGGACCTGAAACAACGCGGGCTGCTGGAGGATACGCTGGTAGTCTGGGGCGGTGAATTTGGACGAACCAACTACTCTCAGGGTAGGCTTACCAAAACCAATTATGGCCGCGATCATCACCCCCGCTGTTTTACCATCTGGATGGCCGGCGCCGGAATAAAGAAGGGTATGGTCTACGGGGCTACTGATGACTTCAGCTATAATATCATAGAAAAGCCGGTACATGTACATGACTTCCAGGCCACCATGCTGCATCTCCTGGGCGTTGATCATGAAAAGCTTACCTACAAACACCAGGGTAGACGCTACCGCCTCACTGACGTACATGGCAAAGTAGTCAGGGATATTATTGCCTAA
- a CDS encoding DUF1553 domain-containing protein translates to MKPDKKEAYSVILGNAGGKNSHWRGYELFLDENNRVSVRLTHGLPDHCLHVTTHDSIPINQWSHLMFTYDGSSKAEGIKVYVDGKASGLQTHYSRLYKSIRTIDDTLKVEAQAVRVGRSYRGALDVGLYEGAVDEIRIYQRKLSGLEVASIAGINLWEGSDQEAQALQSEYILQNHDPRYRHILNELNRLRREEHATLDTVPEVMVMREKHPPRKTYVLDRGMYDAPREEVQAGAIARALPFEGFPPNRLGLAQWMLHPDNPLTARVAVNRYWHMFFGRGIVASLEDFGNQGDLPTHPQLLDWLALEFVNADWDVKALLRLIATSATYRQTSVASKELRERDPDNLLLARGPSHRLPAEMIRDNALAASGLLVDKIGGPSVKTYQPEGLWSKTHFSRLLVDYEPDQEDKLYRRSMYTFIRRTAPPPSMMVMDASDRNMCIVRRQRTSTPLQALLLLNEPQMIEAARLVAERVIREGGESSDAQLNLAFRLLSSRDLKQEELSLMRELYRQELLKYQEDKAGAEELLQVGDYRRDTSLPTAEVAALTAVTNIMMNYDEIYTKR, encoded by the coding sequence GTGAAACCTGACAAAAAAGAAGCATATAGCGTAATTCTGGGAAATGCCGGAGGGAAAAATTCACATTGGCGAGGCTACGAACTTTTTCTGGATGAAAATAATCGTGTGAGCGTACGCCTTACCCATGGTCTGCCTGACCATTGCCTGCATGTCACTACCCATGATAGCATTCCGATAAATCAATGGAGCCACCTGATGTTTACCTACGATGGCTCCAGTAAGGCAGAAGGCATAAAAGTTTATGTTGACGGAAAGGCCTCAGGCCTACAAACACATTACAGTCGTCTTTACAAAAGTATCCGCACCATAGACGACACCCTCAAGGTAGAAGCCCAGGCAGTCCGCGTAGGGCGTAGTTATCGGGGCGCACTTGATGTTGGACTTTATGAAGGGGCAGTAGATGAAATCAGAATTTATCAGCGAAAGCTGAGCGGCCTGGAAGTAGCGAGCATTGCTGGAATTAATCTTTGGGAAGGCTCTGATCAGGAAGCACAGGCACTGCAATCCGAATATATACTGCAAAACCATGATCCCCGCTATCGGCATATACTTAACGAACTGAACCGCTTGCGCCGTGAAGAACACGCTACTTTGGATACTGTACCCGAGGTAATGGTCATGCGGGAAAAACATCCTCCCCGTAAGACTTACGTGCTGGATAGGGGCATGTATGATGCGCCTAGAGAAGAAGTACAGGCGGGGGCAATCGCCCGGGCATTACCTTTTGAGGGCTTTCCGCCTAACCGTCTGGGACTGGCCCAATGGATGTTGCATCCCGATAATCCGCTCACTGCCCGGGTGGCGGTGAACCGCTACTGGCATATGTTTTTCGGGAGAGGCATTGTTGCCAGCCTGGAAGATTTTGGTAACCAGGGAGACCTGCCTACCCATCCCCAGCTGCTGGACTGGCTGGCTCTGGAGTTTGTAAATGCCGATTGGGATGTCAAAGCCCTATTGCGCCTGATTGCTACTTCGGCTACGTATCGGCAGACCTCAGTAGCTTCTAAGGAGCTAAGAGAGCGAGATCCAGACAACTTACTGCTGGCTCGCGGCCCGAGCCACCGTCTTCCCGCGGAGATGATCCGGGATAATGCCCTGGCAGCCAGCGGCCTGCTGGTAGACAAAATTGGTGGCCCCAGCGTCAAAACATATCAGCCAGAAGGACTGTGGAGCAAAACCCATTTTTCCCGCCTGCTGGTAGATTATGAGCCGGACCAAGAAGACAAGCTGTATCGCCGGAGCATGTATACCTTCATACGAAGGACGGCACCGCCTCCCAGCATGATGGTGATGGATGCCTCAGACCGCAACATGTGTATCGTACGCCGACAGCGGACCAGTACACCCCTGCAGGCGCTGCTGCTCCTGAATGAGCCGCAAATGATAGAAGCTGCCCGCCTTGTCGCTGAACGGGTAATCAGGGAAGGTGGAGAAAGTAGTGATGCACAACTGAACCTGGCCTTCCGCCTGCTAAGCAGCCGTGATCTTAAGCAAGAAGAACTTTCGCTCATGCGTGAGCTGTACAGGCAGGAATTGCTGAAGTACCAGGAAGATAAAGCCGGAGCGGAAGAGCTGTTACAGGTAGGTGATTACCGGCGAGATACAAGCCTACCCACAGCTGAGGTAGCTGCGTTGACGGCGGTGACCAATATCATGATGAATTACGACGAAATTTACACCAAAAGATAA
- a CDS encoding DUF1549 domain-containing protein, which yields MKKYSVYLIICYCMGFFLKACDSPRLQFAPEVEAQLPEQIDFNLHIKPILSDRCFACHGPDENKREADLRLDEPESAFAALGEEKDRYAIVPGDPTESELFHRINADDKEMVMPPPESNLTLSEQEVALLSRWIEEGAEYKPHWSFIPPETPELPAVEQNEWLKNPVDRFVLKRLESANLQPSPEADKVQLLRRVTFDLTGLPPTPEEIEAFVADTSAEAYEKVVDRLLASPHFGERMAMDWLDIARYADSHGYHADGYRMMWPWRDWVIKAFNENLPYDDFITWQMAGDLLPDATQEQVLATGFHRNHPASSESGIVPEEYRLENVFDRTNTTAKAMLGLTLECARCHDHKYDPISQKEYFQFSAFFNNVDELGMIANDGNTAPTIPFMQEETAEKVAYLRKLIAGQEQKEKTYRQEAVKKPSGKKVQPEPGFLKKGLAGHYPLDHFSDEKSPNQVQSGKKAQLRGDVEIVAGKAAKAIHFDSEYEYMSLPEVGNFERTDAFSVGASG from the coding sequence ATGAAAAAATATTCAGTATACCTCATCATATGCTACTGCATGGGCTTCTTCCTGAAAGCCTGCGATTCTCCACGGCTGCAGTTTGCTCCTGAAGTAGAAGCGCAATTGCCTGAGCAGATAGATTTCAACCTTCATATTAAGCCTATCCTGTCCGACCGCTGCTTTGCCTGTCATGGCCCTGATGAAAATAAGCGCGAGGCAGATCTGCGGCTGGACGAGCCGGAGAGCGCCTTTGCCGCTTTGGGAGAAGAAAAAGATCGCTATGCTATTGTGCCCGGTGATCCGACTGAGAGCGAGCTGTTTCACCGCATTAACGCTGATGATAAAGAAATGGTAATGCCTCCGCCTGAATCTAACCTGACACTTTCGGAACAGGAAGTCGCCCTGCTCAGCCGCTGGATAGAGGAAGGCGCCGAATACAAGCCCCACTGGTCATTTATTCCCCCGGAAACCCCTGAGCTTCCTGCAGTAGAGCAGAATGAATGGCTGAAAAATCCTGTTGACCGCTTCGTTTTAAAACGTCTGGAAAGCGCTAACTTACAGCCTTCGCCGGAAGCTGATAAAGTACAGCTTCTGCGAAGAGTCACCTTTGACCTGACGGGCCTGCCTCCTACACCTGAAGAGATTGAAGCTTTTGTGGCGGATACCTCGGCTGAGGCATACGAAAAAGTAGTAGACCGCCTGCTGGCTTCTCCTCACTTTGGTGAACGTATGGCGATGGACTGGCTGGATATCGCCCGCTATGCTGATTCCCATGGATACCATGCTGATGGCTACCGTATGATGTGGCCCTGGCGTGACTGGGTGATCAAAGCTTTTAATGAGAACCTGCCCTATGATGATTTCATTACCTGGCAGATGGCAGGAGACCTTTTACCCGATGCTACCCAGGAGCAGGTGCTGGCCACTGGTTTTCATCGCAACCACCCTGCCAGTTCGGAGTCAGGTATTGTCCCTGAGGAGTATCGGCTAGAAAATGTTTTTGACCGCACCAATACTACCGCTAAAGCCATGCTGGGACTTACGCTGGAATGTGCCCGCTGCCATGACCATAAATATGACCCTATCTCTCAGAAAGAATATTTTCAGTTCTCGGCTTTCTTCAACAATGTGGATGAGCTGGGCATGATCGCCAATGACGGTAATACCGCACCCACTATTCCGTTCATGCAGGAAGAAACCGCTGAAAAAGTGGCTTACCTCCGTAAACTGATTGCCGGGCAGGAACAAAAGGAAAAGACATATCGACAGGAGGCTGTCAAAAAACCAAGTGGTAAAAAAGTGCAGCCTGAGCCAGGCTTTTTGAAAAAAGGGCTGGCTGGTCACTATCCATTGGACCACTTCTCTGATGAAAAGTCACCTAATCAGGTACAAAGTGGAAAAAAGGCACAGCTCCGTGGTGATGTTGAGATAGTCGCCGGCAAAGCAGCTAAGGCAATACATTTCGATAGCGAGTACGAGTACATGTCATTGCCGGAAGTAGGAAACTTTGAGCGAACCGATGCTTTCTCAGTAGGCGCGTCTGGGTGA
- a CDS encoding DUF1501 domain-containing protein, protein MKDILTEHFNQMNRRHFLSRMSLGLGGMALGSLMGCNSNASSGPAIDPMSGILDQLHFAPKAKRVIYLFQSGGPSQMDLFDYKPMLSKMHGEELPASVRMGQRLTGMTAGQSSFPLASSLFEFKQRGQSGAWVSDLMPHTAEIADELCFIKTMHTEAINHDPAITFFQTGSQQPGRPSIGSWLSYGLGSDNQNLPTFIVLLSRGAQRPQPIYSRLWGNGFLASLHQGVQFRSGKDPVLFLNNPDGINAGTRRQVLDYLAQLNDMRLQDFGDPEIESRISQYEMSYRMQTSVPDALDLSDEPDSVFEMYGEDARKPGTYAANCLLARRLAERDVKFVQLYHLGWDQHTDLPRELSSQCRDTDQASAALVKDLKQRGLLEDTLIVWGGEFGRTNYSQGQLTATNYGRDHHPRCFTIWMAGGGVKKGITYGETDEFSYNIVKDPVHVHDFQATLLHLLGVDHEKLTFKHQGRRYRLTDVHGKLVKGILA, encoded by the coding sequence ATGAAAGATATACTCACTGAACATTTCAACCAGATGAATCGCCGTCACTTCCTCTCTCGCATGAGCCTGGGCTTAGGAGGAATGGCACTGGGAAGCCTGATGGGTTGTAACAGCAATGCCAGTTCCGGCCCCGCCATAGATCCGATGAGTGGTATACTGGATCAGCTGCACTTCGCGCCCAAAGCCAAGCGGGTAATTTACCTCTTTCAGAGTGGAGGCCCTTCCCAGATGGATTTGTTTGATTACAAGCCTATGCTTAGCAAGATGCATGGCGAGGAGTTGCCGGCCTCAGTGCGGATGGGACAGCGCCTTACCGGTATGACTGCCGGACAAAGCTCTTTTCCTTTGGCCTCTTCACTCTTTGAGTTTAAGCAAAGGGGACAAAGCGGCGCCTGGGTAAGTGATCTTATGCCGCATACCGCGGAAATTGCCGATGAGCTTTGCTTTATCAAAACCATGCACACCGAAGCGATCAATCATGATCCAGCCATTACTTTTTTCCAGACCGGCTCACAGCAACCGGGCCGCCCCAGCATCGGCTCCTGGCTCAGCTATGGTTTGGGGAGTGATAACCAGAATTTGCCTACCTTCATCGTGCTGCTTTCTCGTGGAGCGCAACGCCCACAGCCTATATATTCCCGCCTTTGGGGCAATGGCTTTCTGGCCTCACTCCACCAAGGCGTACAGTTTCGTTCTGGCAAAGATCCGGTACTTTTTCTGAATAATCCCGACGGAATTAACGCGGGTACGCGCCGGCAAGTGCTGGATTATCTGGCCCAGCTGAACGACATGCGCTTACAGGATTTTGGCGATCCGGAGATAGAGTCGCGTATTTCCCAGTATGAGATGTCGTACCGCATGCAAACCTCCGTACCTGATGCCCTGGATTTGTCAGATGAGCCTGACTCGGTATTTGAAATGTACGGAGAAGATGCCCGCAAGCCTGGTACTTATGCAGCCAATTGCCTGCTGGCCCGTCGTCTGGCCGAGCGGGACGTAAAATTTGTGCAGCTCTATCACCTGGGCTGGGATCAACATACCGATTTGCCGAGAGAACTGTCTTCACAATGCCGCGACACTGACCAGGCCTCTGCCGCGCTGGTCAAAGATCTTAAGCAAAGAGGGCTGCTGGAAGATACCCTGATTGTCTGGGGAGGCGAGTTTGGCCGTACCAATTATTCACAGGGACAGCTGACCGCCACCAATTATGGGCGTGATCATCATCCCCGCTGCTTCACCATCTGGATGGCTGGTGGGGGCGTGAAGAAAGGGATTACTTATGGTGAGACTGATGAGTTTTCTTATAATATCGTCAAAGATCCGGTGCATGTCCATGACTTCCAGGCTACTTTGCTGCACCTGCTGGGCGTAGACCATGAGAAGCTTACTTTCAAACACCAGGGCAGGCGCTACCGCCTTACCGATGTACACGGGAAGCTGGTGAAAGGCATCCTGGCATAA